In Vitis vinifera cultivar Pinot Noir 40024 chromosome 11, ASM3070453v1, a genomic segment contains:
- the LOC100260199 gene encoding ubiquitin-like domain-containing protein CIP73 isoform X1 yields the protein MGCTAEDPMAGGKENEIEIKIKTLDSQTYTMRVNKQVPVPDLKQQIATVTGVLSDQQRLICRGKVLKDDQRLCAYHVEDGHTLHLVTRQPVPPSSEGSHNQSDAIPGLGMSHGQDNQVAPGFLPENLNVPNQGDAIPPEINQLVSAVLGAFGVNDIGGNQGPDARVVPDSLTTLSQYLSRLRREFGRGNGNNVQTADIHGTAERESNSILHSVTAPGLTPTASLAELMLSARQMLIEQVGESLLQLQRQLENQETATNLSERRDIQFSAGRTGVLLQNVGAFLLELGRTTMTLIMGQMPSEAMVNTGPALFISPSGPNPLMVQAQPFQPGTSFGSFSTGTAQPGSGLVNGFGFLPRRIDIQIRRGSSMVTPNVNQVEHGYTNQPSGQRNPVTSSGGENPATSLVSEGSSIAAVPMRSMLGAVSGPFNSVLSDPSSGLLGLYPVLGRLQHVGSGHAIDELGSQASGEHQATGFQTEQLNEGGRTTEGSLPTPSLRHLAPSESQNFRINLQSTNGTITNPEAEGHMPSSVLQFLRTMFAGGEIEHVEDFNSQGIATNPVTEHSEAAAGAMDAQQAEPEVTDEGIFLSNMLREMMRFISQDVDPNVAPPEGSSASEHGTDSSSQAESSVAGTLRRESDNQASPPNSKRQKVLQFETSLSFLFIFSLSNAS from the exons ATGGGATGCACAGCTGAAGATCCAATGGCTGGTGGAAAAGAAAACGAAATAGAGATAAAAATAAAGACATTGGATTCCCAAACTTACACAATGCGTGTAAATAAGCAG GTACCAGTGCCTGATTTAAAACAACAGATTGCTACAGTTACAGGTGTCTTATCAGACCAACAACGTCTCATATGCCGCGGAAAAGTTCTAAAGGATGATCAACGCCTCTGCGCCTATC ATGTTGAAGATGGTCACACTTTGCATCTGGTTACCAGACAACCAGTTCCACCATCATCTGAGGGTTCACATAATCAATCAG ATGCTATTCCTGGTTTGGGTATGAGTCATGGTCAAGACAATCAGGTAGCTCCTGGGTTTCTACCTGAAAATTTGAATGTGCCTAATCAAGGTGATGCCATTCCTCCAGAAATTAATCAG CTTGTTTCTGCTGTTCTTGGTGCTTTTGGAGTTAATGATATTGGTGGTAATCAGGGGCCTGATGCTAGG GTCGTGCCTGATTCTTTGACTACTTTGTCCCAGTATCTGAGTCGATTGAGGCGTGAGTTTG GCAGAGGCAATGGAAACAATGTGCAGACTGCTGATATCCATGGTACTGCAGAAAGAGAATCTAATTCCATATTGCATTCAGTGACTGCACCGGGCCTTACTCCAACAGCATCCTTGGCAGAATTGATGCTGTCTGCAAGGCAAATGCTTATTGAACAAGTTGGAGAATCCCTACTG CAACTACAGAGGCAGCTAGAGAATCAAGAGACTGCGACTAATCTGTCTGAGAGGCGGGACATTCAGTTTAGCGCAGGGAGAACAGGAGTTTTGCTTCAAAATGTTGGTGCATTTCTACTTGAACTTGGTCGTACAACCATGACACTGATCATGGGTCAAATGCCG TCTGAAGCTATGGTTAATACTGGGCCTGCACTTTTCATATCCCCATCTGGTCCTAATCCTCTCATGGTTCAG GCTCAGCCTTTTCAACCAGGAACAAGTTTTGGTTCATTCTCCACGGGAACTGCACAGCCTGGCTCTGGTTTGGTTAATGGATTTGGTTTTCTTCCAAGGCGTATTGATATACAAATCCGTAGAG GTTCTTCAATGGTCACTCCCAATGTTAACCAAGTGGAACATGGTTATACTAATCAGCCTTCAGGCCAAAGAAACCCAGTAACAAGTTCTGGTGGTGAAAACCCAGCAACTTCTCTGGTTTCAGAGGGTTCATCTATTGCTGCAGTACCAATGAGGTCCATGCTTGGAGCAGTATCTGGTCCATTTAATAGTGTTCTTTCTGATCCATCCAGTGGTCTTTTAGGCTTGTACCCAGTTCTTGGAAGATTACAACATGTGGGTTCTGGACATGCAATTGATGAGCTAGGATCTCAAGCATCTGGTGAACATCAAGCCACTGGCTTCCAAACCGAGCAGCTCAATGAAGGTGGTCGCACAACAGAAG GATCATTGCCAACTCCTAGTTTAAGACACCTGGCACCATCTGAATCCCAGAATTTCAGAATCAACCTTCAGTCAACCAATGGGACCATAACTAATCCAGAAGCTGAGGGACATATGCCCAGCAGTGTCCTTCAGTTTCTAAGGACCATGTTTGCAGGTGGAGAAATTGAACATGTCGAGGATTTCAATTCACAAGGAATAGCTACAAATCCCGTCACAGAGCATTCAGAGGCAGCCGCTGGTGCCATGGATGCTCAGCAAGCAGAACCAGAAGTTACTGATGAAGGGATCTTCTTGTCCAATATGCTTCGAGAGATGATGCGCTTCATATCTCAAGATGTGGACCCAAATGTCGCACCTCCTGAAGGATCAAGTGCTTCAGAGCATGGAACTGATTCTTCCTCCCAA GCTGAGAGCTCTGTTGCTGGGACTTTGCGACGGGAAAGTGATAATCAGGCAAGCCCCCCAAATTCAAAACGTCAGAAGGTATTACAGTTTGAAACTTCTCTGTCTTTCCTTTTCATCTTCTCTCTTTCAAATGCGTCTTAA
- the LOC100260199 gene encoding ubiquitin-like domain-containing protein CIP73 isoform X3: MGCTAEDPMAGGKENEIEIKIKTLDSQTYTMRVNKQVPVPDLKQQIATVTGVLSDQQRLICRGKVLKDDQRLCAYHVEDGHTLHLVTRQPVPPSSEGSHNQSDAIPGLGMSHGQDNQVAPGFLPENLNVPNQGDAIPPEINQLVSAVLGAFGVNDIGGNQGPDARVVPDSLTTLSQYLSRLRRRGNGNNVQTADIHGTAERESNSILHSVTAPGLTPTASLAELMLSARQMLIEQVGESLLQLQRQLENQETATNLSERRDIQFSAGRTGVLLQNVGAFLLELGRTTMTLIMGQMPSEAMVNTGPALFISPSGPNPLMVQAQPFQPGTSFGSFSTGTAQPGSGLVNGFGFLPRRIDIQIRRGSSMVTPNVNQVEHGYTNQPSGQRNPVTSSGGENPATSLVSEGSSIAAVPMRSMLGAVSGPFNSVLSDPSSGLLGLYPVLGRLQHVGSGHAIDELGSQASGEHQATGFQTEQLNEGGRTTEGSLPTPSLRHLAPSESQNFRINLQSTNGTITNPEAEGHMPSSVLQFLRTMFAGGEIEHVEDFNSQGIATNPVTEHSEAAAGAMDAQQAEPEVTDEGIFLSNMLREMMRFISQDVDPNVAPPEGSSASEHGTDSSSQAESSVAGTLRRESDNQASPPNSKRQKVLQFETSLSFLFIFSLSNAS; encoded by the exons ATGGGATGCACAGCTGAAGATCCAATGGCTGGTGGAAAAGAAAACGAAATAGAGATAAAAATAAAGACATTGGATTCCCAAACTTACACAATGCGTGTAAATAAGCAG GTACCAGTGCCTGATTTAAAACAACAGATTGCTACAGTTACAGGTGTCTTATCAGACCAACAACGTCTCATATGCCGCGGAAAAGTTCTAAAGGATGATCAACGCCTCTGCGCCTATC ATGTTGAAGATGGTCACACTTTGCATCTGGTTACCAGACAACCAGTTCCACCATCATCTGAGGGTTCACATAATCAATCAG ATGCTATTCCTGGTTTGGGTATGAGTCATGGTCAAGACAATCAGGTAGCTCCTGGGTTTCTACCTGAAAATTTGAATGTGCCTAATCAAGGTGATGCCATTCCTCCAGAAATTAATCAG CTTGTTTCTGCTGTTCTTGGTGCTTTTGGAGTTAATGATATTGGTGGTAATCAGGGGCCTGATGCTAGG GTCGTGCCTGATTCTTTGACTACTTTGTCCCAGTATCTGAGTCGATTGAGGC GCAGAGGCAATGGAAACAATGTGCAGACTGCTGATATCCATGGTACTGCAGAAAGAGAATCTAATTCCATATTGCATTCAGTGACTGCACCGGGCCTTACTCCAACAGCATCCTTGGCAGAATTGATGCTGTCTGCAAGGCAAATGCTTATTGAACAAGTTGGAGAATCCCTACTG CAACTACAGAGGCAGCTAGAGAATCAAGAGACTGCGACTAATCTGTCTGAGAGGCGGGACATTCAGTTTAGCGCAGGGAGAACAGGAGTTTTGCTTCAAAATGTTGGTGCATTTCTACTTGAACTTGGTCGTACAACCATGACACTGATCATGGGTCAAATGCCG TCTGAAGCTATGGTTAATACTGGGCCTGCACTTTTCATATCCCCATCTGGTCCTAATCCTCTCATGGTTCAG GCTCAGCCTTTTCAACCAGGAACAAGTTTTGGTTCATTCTCCACGGGAACTGCACAGCCTGGCTCTGGTTTGGTTAATGGATTTGGTTTTCTTCCAAGGCGTATTGATATACAAATCCGTAGAG GTTCTTCAATGGTCACTCCCAATGTTAACCAAGTGGAACATGGTTATACTAATCAGCCTTCAGGCCAAAGAAACCCAGTAACAAGTTCTGGTGGTGAAAACCCAGCAACTTCTCTGGTTTCAGAGGGTTCATCTATTGCTGCAGTACCAATGAGGTCCATGCTTGGAGCAGTATCTGGTCCATTTAATAGTGTTCTTTCTGATCCATCCAGTGGTCTTTTAGGCTTGTACCCAGTTCTTGGAAGATTACAACATGTGGGTTCTGGACATGCAATTGATGAGCTAGGATCTCAAGCATCTGGTGAACATCAAGCCACTGGCTTCCAAACCGAGCAGCTCAATGAAGGTGGTCGCACAACAGAAG GATCATTGCCAACTCCTAGTTTAAGACACCTGGCACCATCTGAATCCCAGAATTTCAGAATCAACCTTCAGTCAACCAATGGGACCATAACTAATCCAGAAGCTGAGGGACATATGCCCAGCAGTGTCCTTCAGTTTCTAAGGACCATGTTTGCAGGTGGAGAAATTGAACATGTCGAGGATTTCAATTCACAAGGAATAGCTACAAATCCCGTCACAGAGCATTCAGAGGCAGCCGCTGGTGCCATGGATGCTCAGCAAGCAGAACCAGAAGTTACTGATGAAGGGATCTTCTTGTCCAATATGCTTCGAGAGATGATGCGCTTCATATCTCAAGATGTGGACCCAAATGTCGCACCTCCTGAAGGATCAAGTGCTTCAGAGCATGGAACTGATTCTTCCTCCCAA GCTGAGAGCTCTGTTGCTGGGACTTTGCGACGGGAAAGTGATAATCAGGCAAGCCCCCCAAATTCAAAACGTCAGAAGGTATTACAGTTTGAAACTTCTCTGTCTTTCCTTTTCATCTTCTCTCTTTCAAATGCGTCTTAA
- the LOC100260199 gene encoding ubiquitin-like domain-containing protein CIP73 isoform X4: MGCTAEDPMAGGKENEIEIKIKTLDSQTYTMRVNKQVPVPDLKQQIATVTGVLSDQQRLICRGKVLKDDQRLCAYHVEDGHTLHLVTRQPVPPSSEGSHNQSDAIPGLGMSHGQDNQVAPGFLPENLNVPNQGDAIPPEINQLVSAVLGAFGVNDIGGNQGPDARVVPDSLTTLSQYLSRLRREFGRGNGNNVQTADIHGTAERESNSILHSVTAPGLTPTASLAELMLSARQMLIEQVGESLLQLQRQLENQETATNLSERRDIQFSAGRTGVLLQNVGAFLLELGRTTMTLIMGQMPSEAMVNTGPALFISPSGPNPLMVQAQPFQPGTSFGSFSTGTAQPGSGLVNGFGFLPRRIDIQIRRGSSMVTPNVNQVEHGYTNQPSGQRNPVTSSGGENPATSLVSEGSSIAAVPMRSMLGAVSGPFNSVLSDPSSGLLGLYPVLGRLQHVGSGHAIDELGSQASGEHQATGFQTEQLNEGGRTTEGSLPTPSLRHLAPSESQNFRINLQSTNGTITNPEAEGHMPSSVLQFLRTMFAGGEIEHVEDFNSQGIATNPVTEHSEAAAGAMDAQQAEPEVTDEGIFLSNMLREMMRFISQDVDPNVAPPEGSSASEHGTDSSSQAESSVAGTLRRESDNQASPPNSKRQKMDDSS; encoded by the exons ATGGGATGCACAGCTGAAGATCCAATGGCTGGTGGAAAAGAAAACGAAATAGAGATAAAAATAAAGACATTGGATTCCCAAACTTACACAATGCGTGTAAATAAGCAG GTACCAGTGCCTGATTTAAAACAACAGATTGCTACAGTTACAGGTGTCTTATCAGACCAACAACGTCTCATATGCCGCGGAAAAGTTCTAAAGGATGATCAACGCCTCTGCGCCTATC ATGTTGAAGATGGTCACACTTTGCATCTGGTTACCAGACAACCAGTTCCACCATCATCTGAGGGTTCACATAATCAATCAG ATGCTATTCCTGGTTTGGGTATGAGTCATGGTCAAGACAATCAGGTAGCTCCTGGGTTTCTACCTGAAAATTTGAATGTGCCTAATCAAGGTGATGCCATTCCTCCAGAAATTAATCAG CTTGTTTCTGCTGTTCTTGGTGCTTTTGGAGTTAATGATATTGGTGGTAATCAGGGGCCTGATGCTAGG GTCGTGCCTGATTCTTTGACTACTTTGTCCCAGTATCTGAGTCGATTGAGGCGTGAGTTTG GCAGAGGCAATGGAAACAATGTGCAGACTGCTGATATCCATGGTACTGCAGAAAGAGAATCTAATTCCATATTGCATTCAGTGACTGCACCGGGCCTTACTCCAACAGCATCCTTGGCAGAATTGATGCTGTCTGCAAGGCAAATGCTTATTGAACAAGTTGGAGAATCCCTACTG CAACTACAGAGGCAGCTAGAGAATCAAGAGACTGCGACTAATCTGTCTGAGAGGCGGGACATTCAGTTTAGCGCAGGGAGAACAGGAGTTTTGCTTCAAAATGTTGGTGCATTTCTACTTGAACTTGGTCGTACAACCATGACACTGATCATGGGTCAAATGCCG TCTGAAGCTATGGTTAATACTGGGCCTGCACTTTTCATATCCCCATCTGGTCCTAATCCTCTCATGGTTCAG GCTCAGCCTTTTCAACCAGGAACAAGTTTTGGTTCATTCTCCACGGGAACTGCACAGCCTGGCTCTGGTTTGGTTAATGGATTTGGTTTTCTTCCAAGGCGTATTGATATACAAATCCGTAGAG GTTCTTCAATGGTCACTCCCAATGTTAACCAAGTGGAACATGGTTATACTAATCAGCCTTCAGGCCAAAGAAACCCAGTAACAAGTTCTGGTGGTGAAAACCCAGCAACTTCTCTGGTTTCAGAGGGTTCATCTATTGCTGCAGTACCAATGAGGTCCATGCTTGGAGCAGTATCTGGTCCATTTAATAGTGTTCTTTCTGATCCATCCAGTGGTCTTTTAGGCTTGTACCCAGTTCTTGGAAGATTACAACATGTGGGTTCTGGACATGCAATTGATGAGCTAGGATCTCAAGCATCTGGTGAACATCAAGCCACTGGCTTCCAAACCGAGCAGCTCAATGAAGGTGGTCGCACAACAGAAG GATCATTGCCAACTCCTAGTTTAAGACACCTGGCACCATCTGAATCCCAGAATTTCAGAATCAACCTTCAGTCAACCAATGGGACCATAACTAATCCAGAAGCTGAGGGACATATGCCCAGCAGTGTCCTTCAGTTTCTAAGGACCATGTTTGCAGGTGGAGAAATTGAACATGTCGAGGATTTCAATTCACAAGGAATAGCTACAAATCCCGTCACAGAGCATTCAGAGGCAGCCGCTGGTGCCATGGATGCTCAGCAAGCAGAACCAGAAGTTACTGATGAAGGGATCTTCTTGTCCAATATGCTTCGAGAGATGATGCGCTTCATATCTCAAGATGTGGACCCAAATGTCGCACCTCCTGAAGGATCAAGTGCTTCAGAGCATGGAACTGATTCTTCCTCCCAA GCTGAGAGCTCTGTTGCTGGGACTTTGCGACGGGAAAGTGATAATCAGGCAAGCCCCCCAAATTCAAAACGTCAGAAG ATGGATGATTCATCCTGA
- the LOC100260199 gene encoding ubiquitin-like domain-containing protein CIP73 isoform X10: MGCTAEDPMAGGKENEIEIKIKTLDSQTYTMRVNKQVPVPDLKQQIATVTGVLSDQQRLICRGKVLKDDQRLCAYHVEDGHTLHLVTRQPVPPSSEGSHNQSDAIPGLGMSHGQDNQVAPGFLPENLNVPNQGDAIPPEINQVVPDSLTTLSQYLSRLRRRGNGNNVQTADIHGTAERESNSILHSVTAPGLTPTASLAELMLSARQMLIEQVGESLLQLQRQLENQETATNLSERRDIQFSAGRTGVLLQNVGAFLLELGRTTMTLIMGQMPSEAMVNTGPALFISPSGPNPLMVQAQPFQPGTSFGSFSTGTAQPGSGLVNGFGFLPRRIDIQIRRGSSMVTPNVNQVEHGYTNQPSGQRNPVTSSGGENPATSLVSEGSSIAAVPMRSMLGAVSGPFNSVLSDPSSGLLGLYPVLGRLQHVGSGHAIDELGSQASGEHQATGFQTEQLNEGGRTTEGSLPTPSLRHLAPSESQNFRINLQSTNGTITNPEAEGHMPSSVLQFLRTMFAGGEIEHVEDFNSQGIATNPVTEHSEAAAGAMDAQQAEPEVTDEGIFLSNMLREMMRFISQDVDPNVAPPEGSSASEHGTDSSSQAESSVAGTLRRESDNQASPPNSKRQKMDDSS, encoded by the exons ATGGGATGCACAGCTGAAGATCCAATGGCTGGTGGAAAAGAAAACGAAATAGAGATAAAAATAAAGACATTGGATTCCCAAACTTACACAATGCGTGTAAATAAGCAG GTACCAGTGCCTGATTTAAAACAACAGATTGCTACAGTTACAGGTGTCTTATCAGACCAACAACGTCTCATATGCCGCGGAAAAGTTCTAAAGGATGATCAACGCCTCTGCGCCTATC ATGTTGAAGATGGTCACACTTTGCATCTGGTTACCAGACAACCAGTTCCACCATCATCTGAGGGTTCACATAATCAATCAG ATGCTATTCCTGGTTTGGGTATGAGTCATGGTCAAGACAATCAGGTAGCTCCTGGGTTTCTACCTGAAAATTTGAATGTGCCTAATCAAGGTGATGCCATTCCTCCAGAAATTAATCAG GTCGTGCCTGATTCTTTGACTACTTTGTCCCAGTATCTGAGTCGATTGAGGC GCAGAGGCAATGGAAACAATGTGCAGACTGCTGATATCCATGGTACTGCAGAAAGAGAATCTAATTCCATATTGCATTCAGTGACTGCACCGGGCCTTACTCCAACAGCATCCTTGGCAGAATTGATGCTGTCTGCAAGGCAAATGCTTATTGAACAAGTTGGAGAATCCCTACTG CAACTACAGAGGCAGCTAGAGAATCAAGAGACTGCGACTAATCTGTCTGAGAGGCGGGACATTCAGTTTAGCGCAGGGAGAACAGGAGTTTTGCTTCAAAATGTTGGTGCATTTCTACTTGAACTTGGTCGTACAACCATGACACTGATCATGGGTCAAATGCCG TCTGAAGCTATGGTTAATACTGGGCCTGCACTTTTCATATCCCCATCTGGTCCTAATCCTCTCATGGTTCAG GCTCAGCCTTTTCAACCAGGAACAAGTTTTGGTTCATTCTCCACGGGAACTGCACAGCCTGGCTCTGGTTTGGTTAATGGATTTGGTTTTCTTCCAAGGCGTATTGATATACAAATCCGTAGAG GTTCTTCAATGGTCACTCCCAATGTTAACCAAGTGGAACATGGTTATACTAATCAGCCTTCAGGCCAAAGAAACCCAGTAACAAGTTCTGGTGGTGAAAACCCAGCAACTTCTCTGGTTTCAGAGGGTTCATCTATTGCTGCAGTACCAATGAGGTCCATGCTTGGAGCAGTATCTGGTCCATTTAATAGTGTTCTTTCTGATCCATCCAGTGGTCTTTTAGGCTTGTACCCAGTTCTTGGAAGATTACAACATGTGGGTTCTGGACATGCAATTGATGAGCTAGGATCTCAAGCATCTGGTGAACATCAAGCCACTGGCTTCCAAACCGAGCAGCTCAATGAAGGTGGTCGCACAACAGAAG GATCATTGCCAACTCCTAGTTTAAGACACCTGGCACCATCTGAATCCCAGAATTTCAGAATCAACCTTCAGTCAACCAATGGGACCATAACTAATCCAGAAGCTGAGGGACATATGCCCAGCAGTGTCCTTCAGTTTCTAAGGACCATGTTTGCAGGTGGAGAAATTGAACATGTCGAGGATTTCAATTCACAAGGAATAGCTACAAATCCCGTCACAGAGCATTCAGAGGCAGCCGCTGGTGCCATGGATGCTCAGCAAGCAGAACCAGAAGTTACTGATGAAGGGATCTTCTTGTCCAATATGCTTCGAGAGATGATGCGCTTCATATCTCAAGATGTGGACCCAAATGTCGCACCTCCTGAAGGATCAAGTGCTTCAGAGCATGGAACTGATTCTTCCTCCCAA GCTGAGAGCTCTGTTGCTGGGACTTTGCGACGGGAAAGTGATAATCAGGCAAGCCCCCCAAATTCAAAACGTCAGAAG ATGGATGATTCATCCTGA
- the LOC100260199 gene encoding ubiquitin-like domain-containing protein CIP73 isoform X8, with translation MGCTAEDPMAGGKENEIEIKIKTLDSQTYTMRVNKQVPVPDLKQQIATVTGVLSDQQRLICRGKVLKDDQRLCAYHVEDGHTLHLVTRQPVPPSSEGSHNQSDAIPGLGMSHGQDNQVAPGFLPENLNVPNQGDAIPPEINQVVPDSLTTLSQYLSRLRREFGRGNGNNVQTADIHGTAERESNSILHSVTAPGLTPTASLAELMLSARQMLIEQVGESLLQLQRQLENQETATNLSERRDIQFSAGRTGVLLQNVGAFLLELGRTTMTLIMGQMPSEAMVNTGPALFISPSGPNPLMVQAQPFQPGTSFGSFSTGTAQPGSGLVNGFGFLPRRIDIQIRRGSSMVTPNVNQVEHGYTNQPSGQRNPVTSSGGENPATSLVSEGSSIAAVPMRSMLGAVSGPFNSVLSDPSSGLLGLYPVLGRLQHVGSGHAIDELGSQASGEHQATGFQTEQLNEGGRTTEGSLPTPSLRHLAPSESQNFRINLQSTNGTITNPEAEGHMPSSVLQFLRTMFAGGEIEHVEDFNSQGIATNPVTEHSEAAAGAMDAQQAEPEVTDEGIFLSNMLREMMRFISQDVDPNVAPPEGSSASEHGTDSSSQAESSVAGTLRRESDNQASPPNSKRQKMDDSS, from the exons ATGGGATGCACAGCTGAAGATCCAATGGCTGGTGGAAAAGAAAACGAAATAGAGATAAAAATAAAGACATTGGATTCCCAAACTTACACAATGCGTGTAAATAAGCAG GTACCAGTGCCTGATTTAAAACAACAGATTGCTACAGTTACAGGTGTCTTATCAGACCAACAACGTCTCATATGCCGCGGAAAAGTTCTAAAGGATGATCAACGCCTCTGCGCCTATC ATGTTGAAGATGGTCACACTTTGCATCTGGTTACCAGACAACCAGTTCCACCATCATCTGAGGGTTCACATAATCAATCAG ATGCTATTCCTGGTTTGGGTATGAGTCATGGTCAAGACAATCAGGTAGCTCCTGGGTTTCTACCTGAAAATTTGAATGTGCCTAATCAAGGTGATGCCATTCCTCCAGAAATTAATCAG GTCGTGCCTGATTCTTTGACTACTTTGTCCCAGTATCTGAGTCGATTGAGGCGTGAGTTTG GCAGAGGCAATGGAAACAATGTGCAGACTGCTGATATCCATGGTACTGCAGAAAGAGAATCTAATTCCATATTGCATTCAGTGACTGCACCGGGCCTTACTCCAACAGCATCCTTGGCAGAATTGATGCTGTCTGCAAGGCAAATGCTTATTGAACAAGTTGGAGAATCCCTACTG CAACTACAGAGGCAGCTAGAGAATCAAGAGACTGCGACTAATCTGTCTGAGAGGCGGGACATTCAGTTTAGCGCAGGGAGAACAGGAGTTTTGCTTCAAAATGTTGGTGCATTTCTACTTGAACTTGGTCGTACAACCATGACACTGATCATGGGTCAAATGCCG TCTGAAGCTATGGTTAATACTGGGCCTGCACTTTTCATATCCCCATCTGGTCCTAATCCTCTCATGGTTCAG GCTCAGCCTTTTCAACCAGGAACAAGTTTTGGTTCATTCTCCACGGGAACTGCACAGCCTGGCTCTGGTTTGGTTAATGGATTTGGTTTTCTTCCAAGGCGTATTGATATACAAATCCGTAGAG GTTCTTCAATGGTCACTCCCAATGTTAACCAAGTGGAACATGGTTATACTAATCAGCCTTCAGGCCAAAGAAACCCAGTAACAAGTTCTGGTGGTGAAAACCCAGCAACTTCTCTGGTTTCAGAGGGTTCATCTATTGCTGCAGTACCAATGAGGTCCATGCTTGGAGCAGTATCTGGTCCATTTAATAGTGTTCTTTCTGATCCATCCAGTGGTCTTTTAGGCTTGTACCCAGTTCTTGGAAGATTACAACATGTGGGTTCTGGACATGCAATTGATGAGCTAGGATCTCAAGCATCTGGTGAACATCAAGCCACTGGCTTCCAAACCGAGCAGCTCAATGAAGGTGGTCGCACAACAGAAG GATCATTGCCAACTCCTAGTTTAAGACACCTGGCACCATCTGAATCCCAGAATTTCAGAATCAACCTTCAGTCAACCAATGGGACCATAACTAATCCAGAAGCTGAGGGACATATGCCCAGCAGTGTCCTTCAGTTTCTAAGGACCATGTTTGCAGGTGGAGAAATTGAACATGTCGAGGATTTCAATTCACAAGGAATAGCTACAAATCCCGTCACAGAGCATTCAGAGGCAGCCGCTGGTGCCATGGATGCTCAGCAAGCAGAACCAGAAGTTACTGATGAAGGGATCTTCTTGTCCAATATGCTTCGAGAGATGATGCGCTTCATATCTCAAGATGTGGACCCAAATGTCGCACCTCCTGAAGGATCAAGTGCTTCAGAGCATGGAACTGATTCTTCCTCCCAA GCTGAGAGCTCTGTTGCTGGGACTTTGCGACGGGAAAGTGATAATCAGGCAAGCCCCCCAAATTCAAAACGTCAGAAG ATGGATGATTCATCCTGA